In Arachis hypogaea cultivar Tifrunner chromosome 17, arahy.Tifrunner.gnm2.J5K5, whole genome shotgun sequence, a single window of DNA contains:
- the LOC112764796 gene encoding protein CELLULOSE SYNTHASE INTERACTIVE 3 isoform X4 translates to MSKSPSPEKHQSVYSSSEPREFIMATEIEDPESTMSTVAKLVEQLHAKLSSAQEKELITTRLLGIARRRKDGRALIGTHSQAMPLFINILRNGTSLAKVNVATILSVLCKDEDLRLKVLLGGCVPPLLSILKYESTDARKAAAEAIYQVSIGGLSEDNVGMKIFVTEDVVPTLWNLLSPKNKQDKIVEGFITGALRNLCGDKDGYWNATLEAGGIEIIVDLLSSDNAVSQSNAASLLARLMSAFSGSIPKVIDSGAVKALVRLVGEENNISVRAGAADALEALSSKSTNAKKAIVDSDGVQILIGAIVAPSKECMQSDGGQALQGHATRALANLCGGMPALIIYLAELSCSPRLTAPVGDIIGALAYTLMVFEEKVDDDQDHFDATKIEDTLVTLLKPRDNKLIQERVLEAMASLYGNVYLSKFLNQADSKKVLVGLITMAAIDVQGYLIRSLTSLCCDRVGIWEAIKKREGIQLLISMLGLSSEQHQEYSVELLAILTDQVEDSKWAITAAGGIPPLVQLLETGSQKAREEAAHVLWSLCCHSEDIRACVEIAGAIPAFLWLLKSGGPKGQEASALALMKLVRVADSATINQLLAMLLGDSPTSKGHIIQVLGHVLTVVSQKDLVEKGCAANKGLRCLVQVINASNEETQEFATSAIANLFTTRQDICDGLVNEDLVLPLMKLLTNKNQGVAIQSARALSSLSRPTNSKAANKLSYIVLEGDVQPLIKLAKTCCVDAAETSVAASESAVAALANLLFDPYIAAEALAEDVVPALTRILEKGTLEGKQNASRALHELLKHFSVGDLLKGDEQCRLTLLALVDSLRSMHIDETEAADALDVIALLARTKHDVSLTYPPLLVLADKSCLEPLVCCLADGPPIVQDKAIEILSRLCGDQPVVLGDLLSSSSRCTGSLAHRIINSASLEVKVGAAALLICAAKDKKELSMDLLDTSGYQKPLIYSLVDMMKQSSNCSLLEIEVCTPRGFMEKNAFPEVDESEIPDAATVLGGTVALWLLSIIASVQVTNKLIILEAGGLEILSEKLARHVSNPQAQYEDTEEIWISALLLAILFQDTKVIQSPATMCTVPSLSLLLTSEEVIDKYFAAQAMASLVQNGDKGIGLAIANSGAVPGLITMIGHIETDMPNLMALSDEFSLVRTPDQVVLDHLFEIEDVRLGSVARKSIPLLVDLLKPIPERPGAPAAALRLLISLADGSDTNKLILAEAGALEALNKYLSLSPQDTTEATISDLLRILYCNSDLINHEASTNSLNQLIAVLRLGSRNSRYSAARALHELFDSLNIRDSELAKQAVHPLVDMLNNTSGSEQEAALMALVKLMSGNSSKASLFTDVEGNPLESLHKILSSASSLELKNYAAQLCFVLFGNSKIRAERIASECIEPLISLMQSDSESAIESGVCAFDRLLEDEHQVELAAACNIVDFLVSLVSGTNYQLIEATISVLLRLGKDRTPTKLDMVKSGIINNCLKLLPLAPSSLCSTIAELFRILTNSNAIARSSEAAKIVEPLFHVLLCRDFNLWGQHSALQALVNILEKPQSLATLKLTPSEVIEPLISFLESPSQAIQQLGTELLAHILAQEHFQQDISTKNAVPPLVQLAGIGILNLQQTAIKALEKLSKTWPKAVADAGGIFELAKVIIQDDPQPPHALWESAALVLSNILYSDADYYFKVPVAVLVKLLNSKVENTVSIALNALVVHDTSDASSAEQMVEAGAIDALLDLLRSHNCEEASGRLLEALFNNVNVREMKMSRYAIAPLSQYLLDPRTKSEPGKLLAALALGDLSQYEGHARASDSVSACRALISLLEDQPTEEMKMVAICALQNFVMNSRTNRRAVAEAGGILVIQELLLSPNTEVAAQAALLIKFLFSTHTLQEYVSNELIRSLTASLERELWSTATINEEVLKTLHVIFMNFPKLHVSEAATVCIPHLVGALKSGGEAAQDSVLDTFCLLKQSWSTMPIDIAKSQAIVAAEAIPILQMLMKTCPPSFHERADSLLHCLPGCLTVIIKRGNNLKQTMGGTCAFCRLTIGNGPPNQTKNGKKDSRGHLMCLQRAKNFILYAKARILLGRDSEDINEWQETEQVLDGEW, encoded by the exons CTACTAAGTCCTAAGAACAAGCAAGACAAAATTGTTGAGGGTTTTATTACTGGAGCATTAAGAAATTTGTGTGGTGATAAGGATGGCTACTGGAATGCAACATTAGAAGCTGGAGGTATTGAAATCATTGTGGATCTCTTGTCTTCAGACAATGCTGTTTCTCAGTCAAATGCAGCTTCTCTGTTGGCTCGTCTAATGTCGGCTTTCAGTGGTAGCATCCCAAAAGTAATAGACTCTGGAGCAGTTAAAGCTTTAGTTCGACTTGTAGGGGAGGAAAACAATATTTCTGTTCGAGCTGGTGCTGCTGATGCTCTAGAGGCCCTTTCTTCAAAGTCAACCAATGCGAAGAAAGCTATTGTTGATTCTGATGGTGTTCAAATCCTTATTGGAGCCATAGTTGCTCCTTCAAAAGAATGTATGCAATCTGATGGTGGCCAGGCTCTTCAAGGGCATGCAACACGAGCTCTAGCCAATTTATGTGGTGGCATGCCTGCATTAATAATATATCTTGCAGAACTTTCCTGTTCTCCTCGTTTGACAGCTCCAGTTGGTGATATAATAGGCGCTCTTGCTTACACCCTTATGGTCTTTGAGGAAAAAGTTGATGATGATCAGGATCATTTTGATGCAACTAAGATAGAGGATACTTTAGTAACTCTTTTAAAGCCTCGAGATAACAAGCTTATTCAAGAGCGTGTCCTTGAGGCCATGGCTAGCCTATATGGTAATGTCTATCTCTCGAAGTTTCTCAATCAAGCAGATTCAAAGAAGGTTCTCGTTGGGCTTATAACTATGGCTGCCATTGATGTGCAAGGATATTTGATACGTTCACTGACAAGCTTGTGCTGTGACAGGGTAGGAATATGGGAGgcgataaaaaaaagagaaggcaTTCAGTTACTTATATCTATGCTGGGATTATCTAGTGAGCAGCATCAAGAGTACTCGGTTGAACTGCTAGCAATCTTAACTGACCAAGTTGAGGACAGCAAGTGGGCAATCACTGCTGCTGGAGGGATTCCACCATTGGTGCAGTTGCTGGAGACAGGATCACAAAAAGCAAGAGAGGAAGCAGCTCATGTTCTTTGGAGTTTGTGTTGTCACAGTGAAGACATCCGTGCTTGCGTTGAAATTGCTGGGGCCATTCCAGCATTTCTGTGGCTTCTTAAGAGTGGTGGGCCAAAAGGACAAGAAGCTTCTGCTTTGGCACTGATGAAGCTTGTCAGAGTTGCTGATTCTGCAACGATAAATCAGCTATTAGCAATGCTCCTAGGAGATTCTCCAACCTCAAAGGGCCATATAATCCAAGTTTTAGGTCATGTACTTACTGTGGTTTCACAGAAAGATCTTGTGGAAAAGGGATGTGCAGCAAATAAAGGCCTAAGATGTCTTGTTCAGGTTATCAATGCATCAAATGaggaaacccaagaatttgcaaCTTCAGCGATAGCTAATTTATTTACCACAAGACAAGACATTTGTGATGGTCTAGTAAATGAAGACCTTGTGCTTCCTTTAATGAAGCTTCTGACTAACAAAAATCAAGGTGTGGCCATTCAATCAGCTCGAGCATTAAGTTCTCTATCACGTCCAACCAATAGCAAAGCTGCAAATAAGTTGTCTTATATAGTACTTGAAGGAGATGTTCAGCCACTAATTAAGTTGGCTAAAACATGCTGTGTGGATGCTGCAGAAACTTCTGTTGCTGCTTCTGAATCCGCTGTTGCTGCATTGGCCAACCTTCTTTTTGATCCTTATATTGCTGCCGAGGCCCTGGCTGAAGATGTTGTTCCAGCTTTAACAAGAATTCTGGAGAAAGGAACCTTGGAAGGTAAACAAAATGCATCACGAGCTCTTCATGAATTATTGAAGCATTTTTCAGTAGGAGATCTTCTTAAGGGAGACGAACAGTGCCGTTTAACTTTGCTAGCCCTTGTTGATTCGTTAAGATCTATGCATATAGATGAGACTGAAGCTGCAGATGCTTTAGATGTGATTGCATTGCTAGCTAGGACAAAACATGATGTCAGCCTCACTTATCCTCCATTGTTGGTTCTGGCTGATAAATCTTGCTTAGAACCCCTTGTCTGCTGCCTTGCTGATGGTCCACCCATTGTGCAAGACAAGGCAATTGAAATTTTGTCCAGACTTTGTGGAGATCAGCCAGTTGTTCTTGGTGACTTGTTGTCTTCTAGTTCCAGATGCACTGGATCATTAGCTCATAGAATAATTAACTCTGCTAGTTTAGAAGTAAAAGTTGGAGCAGCTGCCTTACTAATTTGCGCTGCAAAGGATAAGAAAGAGCTCTCAATGGATTTGCTTGACACTTCTGGATATCAAAAACCATTGATTTACTCCTTAGTTGACATGATGAAGCAAAGTTCTAATTGTTCATTGTTAGAAATCGAAGTTTGCACCCCTAGAGGTTTTATGGAGAAGAATGCATTTCCAGAAGTTGATGAGTCAGAAATTCCTGATGCAGCCACAGTCTTGGGTGGTACTGTTGCCTTGTGGTTACTCTCAATTATTGCTTCTGTTCAGGTAAcaaacaaattaataattttggaaGCTGGTGGACTGGAAATTCTCTCTGAGAAACTTGCAAGACATGTCTCAAATCCACAG GCACAATATGAGGATACTGAAGAAATATGGATCAGCGCATTACTCTTGGCCATTTTATTTCAAGATACAAAGGTCATTCAATCTCCTGCAACAATGTGCACTGTACCTTCTCTGAGTCTACTTCTAACATCTGAGGAAGTAATTGACAAATATTTTGCTGCCCAAGCTATGGCAAGTCTTGTTCAAAATGGTGATAAGGGAATAGGTCTTGCCATTGCAAATTCTGGTGCTGTCCCAGGATTGATAACTATGATTGGGCATATAGAAACAGATATGCCAAATCTCATGGCTTTATCAGATGAGTTTTCCTTGGTGCGAACTCCAGATCAAGTTGTTTTGGATCATCTATTTGAAATTGAGGATGTAAGACTGGGATCTGTTGCACGGAAATCTATACCTCTTTTAGTAGATCTCTTGAAACCAATACCAGAAAGGCCTGGTGCTCCAGCAGCTGCCCTTAGACTCTTGATTTCCCTTGCAGATGGGAGTGATACAAATAAATTAATCCTTGCTGAAGCTGGAGCTCTGGAGGCTTTGAACAAATACCTGTCCTTGAGCCCTCAAGACACTACTGAGGCTACTATTTCTGACTTACTGAGAATATTATATTGCAATTCTGACCTAATTAATCATGAAGCATCGACAAATTCACTGAACCAACTCATAGCTGTTTTGCGTCTTGGTTCAAGAAATTCTAGATATAGTGCAGCTAGAGCACTCCATGAACTCTTTGATTCTCTGAATATTAGAGACTCAGAATTAGCTAAACAGGCCGTTCATCCATTGGTTGACATGCTGAATAATACATCAGGAAGTGAGCAGGAGGCTGCTTTAATGGCCTTGGTCAAGTTAATGTCAGGAAATTCTTCAAAAGCATCTCTGTTTACAGATGTGGAAGGCAACCCACTTGAAAGTTTACACAAAATATTGTCCTCCGCTTCATCCTTGGAGTTGAAGAATTATGCTGCGCAACTCTGCTTTGTACTGTTTGGTAATAGTAAGATCAGAGCAGAACGAATTGCCTCAGAATGCATAGAACCCCTTATATCACTGATGCAGTCTGATTCTGAGAGTGCAATAGAGTCTGGGGTTTGTGCTTTTGACAGATTGTTAGAAGATGAACATCAGGTAGAGCTTGCAGCAGCCTGTAACATCGTGGATTTCCTTGTCAGCTTGGTTTCTGGTACAAACTATCAGCTTATTGAGGCAACCATATCTGTTCTCCTCAGATTGGGCAAAGATAGGACTCCAACCAAATTAGACATGGTCAAATCTGGAATTATTAATAACTGTCTCAAGCTACTACCATTAGCACCTAGCTCATTATGCTCTACTATAGCTGAGCTGTTTCGCATCTTAACAAATAGTAATGCAATTGCCAGAAGTTCAGAGGCTGCAAAAATTGTAGAACCCCTTTTCCATGTTTTGCTATGTCGAGATTTCAACTTATGGGGACAGCATAGTGCCTTACAAGCACTTGTAAACATATTGGAAAAGCCACAAAGTCTTGCAACTTTAAAGCTTACACCTAGTGAAGTTATTGAACCCTTGATTTCTTTTCTGGAATCCCCATCCCAAGCTATTCAGCAACTTGGCACAGAACTCTTAGCTCATATTCTTGCACAGGAGCATTTTCAACAGGATATTTCAACAAAAAATGCAGTTCCACCTCTTGTACAGCTTGCAGGAATTGGAATATTGAACTTGCAACAAACAGCAATAAAAGCATTGGAAAAACTTTCTAAAACCTGGCCAAAGGCAGTTGCTGATGCCGGAGGTATTTTTGAGCTTGCAAAGGTTATTATTCAAGATGATCCTCAACCGCCACATGCACTCTGGGAATCAGCTGCTTTAGTTCTCTCTAATATATTATATTCTGATGCGGATTACTATTTCAAAGTTCCTGTGGCGGTTCTTGTAAAACTGTTAAACTCAAAAGTTGAGAATACAGTTAGCATAGCCCTTAACGCATTAGTAGTTCATGACACAAGTGATGCTTCAAGTGCTGAACAGATGGTGGAAGCTGGAGCTATAGATGCTCTGCTGGACCTTCTAAGATCTCATAATTGTGAAGAAGCATCTGGTAGATTACTCGAAGCTTTATTCAACAATGTGAATGTACGAGAGATGAAGATGTCGAGGTATGCTATAGCACCATTATCACAGTATCTATTAGATCCGCGTACCAAATCAGAGCCTGGCAAGCTTCTTGCTGCTTTAGCTCTAGGAGATCTTTCACAGTACGAGGGACATGCTAGAGCTAGTGACTCAGTTTCTGCATGCCGTGCATTGATAAGTTTACTTGAAGATCAGCCAACTGAAGAAATGAAGATGGTGGCTATATGTGCATTGCAGAACTTCGTCATGAACAGCAGGACCAACAGAAGAGCTGTTGCAGAAGCTGGGGGCATATTGGTGATTCAGGAATTGCTGCTGTCTCCAAATACAGAAGTTGCTGCACAAGCAGCATTGCTGATCAAATTTTTGTTCTCTACCCACACTCTACAAGAATATGTGTCAAATGAGCTAATAAGGTCTTTGACAG cttcaTTGGAAAGAGAGTTGTGGTCAACTGCCACAATCAATGAAGAGGTTTTGAAAACACTGCATGTGATATTCATGAACTTCCCTAAGCTCCATGTGTCCGAAGCTGCAACAGTTTGTATTCCTCATTTGGTAGGAGCTCTTAAATCTGGCGGTGAAGCAGCTCAGGACTCCGTACTTGATACCTTTTGCTTGCTGAAACAATCTTGGTCAACTATGCCAATAGATATTGCAAAGTCTCAGGCTATAGTTGCTGCTGAAGCGATCCCCATCTTGCAAATGCTCATGAAAACCTGCCCACCAAGCTTCCATGAGAGGGCAGATTCTCTTCTGCACTGCTTACCAGGTTGTTTGACTGTCATCATTAAGCGTGGAAATAACCTCAAGCAAACTATGGGAGGTACATGTGCATTTTGCAGGTTGACAATAGGCAATGGTCCTCCAAACCAAACCAAG AATGGAAAGAAGGATTCACGTGGGCATTTGATGTGCCTCCAAAGGGCCAAAAACTTCATATTGTATGCAAAAGCAAGAATACTTTTGGGAAG agattcagaggacatcAACGAATGGCAAGAAACAGAGCAAGTCTTGGATGGGGAATGGTGA